A stretch of the Panicum virgatum strain AP13 chromosome 9N, P.virgatum_v5, whole genome shotgun sequence genome encodes the following:
- the LOC120693551 gene encoding 3-ketoacyl-CoA synthase 6-like, whose amino-acid sequence MPAAGGVFSGSVNLKYVKLGYQYLVNHFLTLLLVPVMATTALELARLGPGELLSLWRSLELDLVHILCSAFLVVFVGTVYVMSRPRPVYLVDYACYKPPASCRVPFATFMEHTRLISDDDKSVRFQTRILERSGLGEDTCLPPANHYIPPNPSMEASRAEAQLVIFSAIDDLVRRTGLKPKDIDILVVNCSLFSPTPSLSAMIINKYKLRSNIRSFNLSGMGCSAGLISIDLARDMLQVHPNSNALVVSTEIITPNFYQGSRRDMLLPNCLFRMGAAAILLSNRRREAHRAKYRLVHVVRTHKGADDRAYRCVYQEEDEQGFSGISLSKELMAIAGDALKSNITTIGPLVLPMSEQLLFFFRLVGRKLVNKSWRPYIPDFKLAFEHFCIHAGGRAVIDELQKNLQLSARHVEASRMTLHRFGNTSSSSLWYELAYIEAKGRMRRGDRVWQIGFGSGFKCNSAVWKCLRTIKTPTNGPWDDCIHRYPVDIPEVVKL is encoded by the exons atgccggcggcgggcggcgtgttCTCCGGGTCGGTGAACCTTAAGTACGTGAAGCTGGGGTACCAGTACCTGGTGAACCACTTCCtgacgctgctgctggtgccggTGATGGCGACCACCGCGCTGGAGCTGGCGCGCCTCGGCCCCGGCGAGCTGCTCTCGCTCTGGCGCTCGCTGGAGCTCGACCTCGTCCACATCCTCTGCTCCGCCTTCCTCGTCGTCTTCGTCGGCACCGTCTACGTCATGTCGCGGCCCAGGCCCGTGTACCTGGTGGACTACGCCTGCTACAAGCCCCCCGCCAGCTGCCGGGTGCCCTTCGCCACCTTCATGGAGCACACGCGCCTCATCAGCGACGACGACAAGAGCGTGCGCTTCCAGACCAGGATCCTCGAGCGCTCGGGGCTCGGCGAGGACACGTGCCTCCCGCCCGCCAACCACTACATCCCGCCCAACCCCAGCATGGAGGCCTCGCGCGCCGAGGCGCAGCTCGTCATCTTCTCCGCCATCGACGACCTCGTCCGCCGCACCGGCCTCAAGCCCAAGGACATCGACATCCTCGTCGTCAACTGCAGCCTCTTCTCCCCGACGCCGTCGCTCTCCGCCATGATCATCAACAAGTACAAGCTCCGAAGCAACATCCGCAGCTTCAACCTCTCGGGCATGGGATGCAGCGCCGGCCTCATCTCCATCGATCTCGCCCGGGACATGCTGCAG GTGCACCCCAACTCGAACGCGCTGGTGGTGTCCACGGAGATCATCACGCCCAACTTCTACCAGGGCTCCCGGCGCGACATGCTGCTGCCCAACTGCCTCTTCCGgatgggcgcggcggcgatccTGCTCTCCAACCGGCGGCGCGAGGCCCACCGCGCCAAGTACCGGCTGGTGCACGTGGTGCGGACGCACAAGGGCGCCGACGACCGCGCCTACCGGTGCGTGTAccaggaggaggacgagcagGGGTTCTCGGGCATCTCGCTCTCCAAGGAGCTCAtggccatcgccggcgacgcgctcAAGTCCAACATCACGACGATCGGCCCGCTGGTGCTGCCCATGTCGGAGCagctgctcttcttcttccggcTGGTGGGGCGCAAGCTCGTCAACAAGAGCTGGCGGCCCTACATCCCGGACTTCAAGCTGGCGTTCGAGCACTTCTGCAtccacgccggcggccgcgcggtgATCGACGAGCTGCAGAAGAACCTGCAGCTGTCGGCGCGGCACGTGGAGGCGTCCCGCATGACGCTGCACCGCTTCGGCAACACGTCCAGCAGCTCGCTCTGGTACGAGCTCGCCTACATCGAGGCCAAGGGCCGCATGCGCCGCGGCGACCGCGTCTGGCAGATCGGCTTCGGCAGCGGCTTCAAGTGCAACAGCGCCGTCTGGAAGTGCCTCCGCACCATCAAGACGCCCACCAACGGGCCCTGGGACGACTGCATCCACCGCTACCCCGTCGACATTCCGGAGGTCGTCAAGCTGTAA